The sequence TGGGCGACCAGCCGGAACAGGGCATACGTCTCCGAATAAGGCGGCGTCTGACGCCAGACCCAGTCGAGGAGTGTCACCGCCTCCCAGGCCAGCGCCCAAGCGTCTTCGCATTGGGCCCTCCGCTCCTCCCACTGCCGCCGTAAGAGCGGATGCTCGCCGATGGGCTTGCCAAAGGCCGTGCGCTCCCGGGCAAAGCTCCAGGCATCCGCCAGTACCCGCTGGGTCAGGGCGACGCTCCCGACGCTGTTGGCCACCCGGGAGAGGTTGAGCACCTCCATGATCAGGTAGATGCCTTCCTCTCCCTCGCCCAGCCGATAGGCCTCACTCTCGTGGAACTCGACTTCCCCCGTGGGGACCGAGCGCGTGGCGATCTTGTCCTTTAGACGGCGTATCGTGTAGTTGAGGCCGCCGTCCTCGCGGTACCGGGGCACGAGAAAGAGTGCCAGGCCCCGCACGTTCCGGGGCGCCCCCTCCGGACGGGCGGCGACCAGGGCCAGCTCCGCCCCCACGTTGCTCGCAAAGTACTTCTCGCCGGTGAGGCGCCAGCGGTCGCCGGCGGGCCGGGCCCGCGTCTCCACGGCCGTCCCCAGGTCGGACCCTCCCTTGACTTCGGTCATCCACGTGGCCCCCTGCCAGACCGAGTCGTCCCGCCGGAGGAGCGCCGGCAAAAAGCGGGCCTTGACAGACTCCGACCCGTATTTCTCCAGGGCGACCGCCGTGGCCAGCGAGACGGTGTACGGACAGTACAGCCCGGGGTCATGAAAGGACGTCACATACCCCAAGAGATAGGACGGGACCAGAGACGCCGTCTCGAAGACGCGCCAGACGACCCCAGCCCGATAGCCCTGATACAAGAGCGCCCGGTACCCCGGGGGATAGAGGACCTCGTCGCATCGAGTCCCGAAGCGATCGAACATCTTGAGCCAGGGCGTGCCTGCGCGGTCCACGCCCTCCGAGATCCGCCGGCCCTCCCGGGCCCACCAGGCCTCATAATCCCGCAGGACCGGCTCGTCGGCCAGCGTCCCGAGACGCTCCTTCAGGAAGGAAACAGGCGAACCGAGTGCCTCGCCGTCCATCCGGCCGCCTCCGCCCATTTTACACCTGATTTTTGCCCAGTCAACTTCGGGATGGCCTGGCCAGCGCAAAGCCCTACCAAACGACCTTCAGGCCGAAGACCGGGGTCTGCAGGACCCCCCAGAGGCGGAGCCACATGGGCAAGAGCATCTCGGTGGCCCGAGCGGCCGTGATGTCCCCCAGGTCGATGACCGACCGCCAGCCGAACCAGTCCTTGAGGACCGTCGTCACGAAGGCCTTCGCCTCGGGGTCGTTCCCGCAGATGAAGGCGTCATGGTCGCCCGGGACGAGCGACGGGTTCACCATGACCGAGCTGTTGACCGTGTTCAGGGCCTTCACGACCCGTGTCTCGGGGAAAGCCCGCTGGATCTGCTCGCCCAGGGAATCGGTGTTGCAAATCGCCAGGGTCGGGGGCATCCCGCCGGAAAAATCGAGAGGATTGGCGATGTCGATCAGGATTTTGCCCCGCAGGTGGTCGGCCCCGGCCATGCGGAGTGCATCCAGGGAAGTTGCGCCGGCCGTGCAGTGGAAGAGGACCTCTCCAAAGGCCGCCGCGTCGGCAAACGTGCCCTGCGACGCCCTCGGGCCGTTGGCTTTCACCCATCGGCGGGCCTTTTCGTTGTCCGCCGTGCGGGAGCCCATCTTCACTTCATGCCCGAGCTGGATCAGCTTGGAACCGATGGCCTGGCCGACCATGCCGGTACCGAGAACGCCGATTTTCATGTCTCCCCTGTAAATGCCGGGGTCTTAAAGGTTGATATATCATTCCTCTGCCGTATGAAGGCTTCGCCCTTCCGGTCGCCCCCGTCTCCTATCCGACCGTGGTAAGAAGCCCCCATTTGGAAGACTGTCTCACGGCCCGTCGGACCATCCGACATAGGGCCTCTCAGGACCGTCCGGACGTCCATGACTATTATCGGCCGCTTCCCCGTCGTGGTTGCCTGAGCCGTTCGGCGTCCTGAATGGGCCAGAGATGGCCGGCTGGGGCCGCCTGGAGACCCTGGGCCTCCCGCGCGTCGTCCCGTTTTGGGGGAATCTTCGTATTCAGCCTGCTTACCGGGTCGTGGGTAGGCGGATCCTTCGGAACACCGCCCGTGAGGGTCGTGTCTGAAACACCCGAGCGCCCGCCGTCATGCGGGCGTCTCCGAACCCGCACATGGGGTATGCTATGCACTCGTCTCAAAACCCCGTCTCCGTTACTCCATCACGGATGGTCCGACCAGGGCTCGACGGTCCCCACGATCCAGCGGTCCGCTCCCGAATCGATGGCCCTCAGGACGCCTTGGCAGATTTCTTCATCCGTCAGCCAGCGGGTGCCCCGGGGTGTCCGCATGAAACCCAGGATGACCTCGTGATATTGAAGATTCGGGAGGGCATCGAAGCGGGTCCGGCGCCCAGGGTCCGGCCGAGAAGGGTCGTCTGTAGCGCTTCCCAGGACGTGAAAGTAGTGTCCCGGCGTGGCCGCCGTCCCGACGTATCGGGCGACCACCCACGGAGCCTCGGGTGCCACACGGTGGATCCATACGACGGCCAAGCCGATGGGTCCGA comes from bacterium HR11 and encodes:
- the aidB gene encoding Putative acyl-CoA dehydrogenase AidB, producing the protein MDGEALGSPVSFLKERLGTLADEPVLRDYEAWWAREGRRISEGVDRAGTPWLKMFDRFGTRCDEVLYPPGYRALLYQGYRAGVVWRVFETASLVPSYLLGYVTSFHDPGLYCPYTVSLATAVALEKYGSESVKARFLPALLRRDDSVWQGATWMTEVKGGSDLGTAVETRARPAGDRWRLTGEKYFASNVGAELALVAARPEGAPRNVRGLALFLVPRYREDGGLNYTIRRLKDKIATRSVPTGEVEFHESEAYRLGEGEEGIYLIMEVLNLSRVANSVGSVALTQRVLADAWSFARERTAFGKPIGEHPLLRRQWEERRAQCEDAWALAWEAVTLLDWVWRQTPPYSETYALFRLVAHLAKWWTAEVAVQTARWGIEVYGGIGTLAEFGMERWLREALILAIWEGTPHRQLLDGLEVMERKGAHHALWAYLQPLADPHELEQMAARVEAHLKLPPPEREARAEELFRDLASFTARTLRRKFGPR